A genomic stretch from Helianthus annuus cultivar XRQ/B chromosome 1, HanXRQr2.0-SUNRISE, whole genome shotgun sequence includes:
- the LOC110929115 gene encoding nodulin homeobox-like: protein MSELHVADQQLDLYLAVKELHVLSSKDLGKLISDAENGIAKCVKQDGSYFEIDVEFLARHLVKYIMEHLAPSKVDDEQQHFRSMLSGLRLLHTLCDIACHHSTLARVLVEDTSVQDEMLNLIFRMIDFLSQSGEKISGSSQMVLLYSALLSSSMYLLKALISSEWRDITRVLLAHSKVDKFTTTAFTALRVVINSLQAKLPDQHIDPHMRPNANEVYCLYHLCESSLEFLQSACRQKLFQECIVKNKELCGEGVVLQLVQDTLKLSQCEDPYLTNTVYWLKSKVLSIMLLLCEAESTSFCEMASSTTQSKELVKTTIFEVLQVLKMMFDGDLKDHPRGLLQLNAMRLTEIFSADSRFRTSIILHFTEVLTRVFLQPQREFLSTWCSNDHEPIEEENDMDFDSISAAGLGSPTPYAYQRSSLLVKILANLAYVPDLSEEENLNARFVNGFLECLQAESSKLPGGAAERTAAASRNLSFLLNHAESLTPAYLNAQDVLVLRWFISQLEQPLAAQETDIHRAMLLISTENVKLTNNIGRHSFILGKTGESFGQEVHHSAQCPSPTPPSPSPNADDGNDDEGIPVTMAIVQVDHLACNENGQNHVSKDATDQNTEPINSIQNVEEFRSMESEQRPENKRRRTLMNDQQIHFIEKALLDHPVMKKSDGTLQRWAAELSRHGSKITADQLKNWLSNRKGKLVRAAAKFKVGQHVILIDDKGEEVGKGTIHLVKGVWSGKNLVESSSYVVDVEELKKSAAQSVSCEIRMLWNSSQLVLIQQQLP, encoded by the exons ATGTCGGAGCTTCATGTCGCCGATCAG CAACTTGATTTGTATTTAGCCGTCAAAGAGCTTCATGTTTTAAGTTCTAAAGATCTTGGTAAACTAATAAGCGACGCAGAAAATGGTATTGCTAAGTGTGTTAAACAAGATGGATCATATTTTGAG ATAGATGTGGAATTCCTAGCAAGGCATCTTGTCAAGTACATAATGGAACATCTTGCACCGTCTAAAGTAGATGATGAGCAGCAGCATTTCAGATCTATGTTAAGTGGTTTAAGATTATTGCATACTTTGTGTGATATTGCATGTCACCATTCAACACTTGCGCGG GTTTTGGTTGAAGATACGAGTGTACAGGATGAGATGCTTAATTTGATATTTCGCATGATTGATTTTCTTAGTCAGTCAGGAGAG AAAATTAGTGGTTCAAGCCAAATGGTCCTTTTATACTCAGCATTGTTGTCTAGTAGTATGTATCTGCTTAAAGCGTTGATTTCTTCGGAGTGGCGAGATATCACTCGTGTTCTACTTGCACATTCTAAG GTTGATAAATTCACAACAACGGCTTTCACTGCTCTCCGTGTGGTTATTAATTCTCTTCAAGCGAAGCTTCCTGATCAGCATATTGACCCTCACATGAGGCCTAATGCTAATGAAGTCTACTGTCTCTACCATCTTTGTGAATCTTCTCTAGAGTTTCTTCAATCAGCATGCAGACAGAAGTTATTTCAGGAATGCATTGTTAAGAACAAg GAGCTATGTGGAGAAGGTGTTGTTCTTCAGTTGGTTCAGGACACCTTGAAACTATCGCAATGTGAAGATCCATATCTTACGAATACGGTTTATTGGCTTAAATCCAAAGTTTTATCTATA ATGCTACTTCTTTGTGAAGCAGAAAGCACATCTTTCTGCGAAATGGCTTCTAGCACCACTCAAAGCAAGGAGTTAGTTAAGACAACTATTTTTGAG GTCCTTCAAGTGCTAAAGATGATGTTTGATGGAGATCTAAAAGACCATCCAAGGGGACTTTTGCAGCTGAATGCAATGCGACTAACCGAAATATTCTCTGCTGATTCAAGATTCAGAACTTCCATAATCTTACACTTT ACAGAAGTTTTGACCAGAGTGTTTCTACAACCTCAACGAGAATTCTTATCTACTTGGTGTTCCAATGACCATGAGCCCATTGAAGAGGAGAATGATATGGATTTTGATTCCATATCGGCAGCTGGACTG GGTTCTCCAACTCCTTATGCATATCAGAGATCATCTTTACTTGTTAAAATTCTAGCTAATCTTGCATATGTTCCTGATTTAAGTGAAG AAGAAAATTTAAATGCTCGCTTTGTCAATGGTTTTCTGGAGTGCTTGCAAGCGGAATCTTCGAAGTTACCTGGTGGTGCTGCCGAAAGAACAGCTGCCGCTAGCAGAAACCTAT CTTTCTTGTTAAATCACGCCGAATCTTTGACTCCTGCTTACCTAAATGCACAGGATGTACTTGTCCTTAG GTGGTTCATTAGTCAACTGGAGCAACCACTTGCAGCTCAAGAAACCGATATCCACAGAGCTATG CTGTTAATTTCAACTGAAAATGTGAAACTGACAAATAATATTGGTAGACACAGCTTTATACTTGGCAAAACGGGTGAATCTTTCGGTCAG GAGGTTCATCATAGCGCACAATGCCCATCGCCTACACCTCCAAGCCCATCTCCAAATGCGGATGACGGTAACGATGACGAGGGCATACCAGTAACTATGGCTATAGTCCAAGTTGATCATTTGGCTTGCAATGAAAATGGCCAAAATCATGTAAGTAAAGATGCTACTGATCAAAACACTGAACCCATTAATAGCATACAAAATGTTGAAGAGTTCAGAAGCATGGAGAGTGAGCAAAGACCGGAAAACAAAAGGAGAAGGACCCTAATGAATGATCAGCAAATTCATTTTATTGAAAAGGCTTTACTTGATCATCCTGTTATGAAGAAGAGTGATGGTACTTTACAACGTTGGGCCGCTGAATTGAGTCGTCAT GGTTCAAAAATTACTGCTGACCAGTTGAAGAATTG GTTAAGTAACCGCAAGGGCAAACTAGTACGTGCAGCTGCTAAATTCAAGGTTGGACAACATGTTATACTTATAGATGACAAAGGAGAAGAGGTTGGTAAAGGAACCATACATCTAGTCAAAGGTGTATGGTCTGGAAAAAATTTGGTGGAATCAAGTTCGTATGTGGTAGATGTTGAAGAACTCAAGAAGTCGGCTGCACAATCGGTTTCTTGTGAAATAAGAATGTTGTGGAATTCCAGCCAGCTTGTCTTGATCCAGCAGCAGTTGCCTTGA